The stretch of DNA ATCCCTTCGATGGTACTGCACCTCGGCGTCGACGTCCTACAAGGTTCACCGGACCGGCGTAATCAACACCAGTGATGGTAAATGGTGGAAatggcttcaaacggtccacTGGATACTGTCCCATCTGTTGAGTGATACGTGCTGGCAGGGCTCGACTGCAGATCACACAATCACGACACACCTTACGAGCAGCACTAATACCTCGCAGTATCCAGAACCGTGTGCGACAAGCTGCTAACAACGACTGAGGACCACAATGCAGATGCTCTTGGTGCTCGTGTAGCAGGATGAGTGACGTCAAGATTGAATGTCGAGGCAGCAAGATTGGATGTTTGTTGTCGTAGCTAAAATCCGATTGCTGTAGCCTTCCGCCCACCTTGGCGACACCGTTTTCGTCAAGAAACGGTTTGAGTTGGTGTAACGGACTGCTTCGAGTAACGCTGAGACCTCGTTGTAATCGACTGAGATCTCCGGAGAAATGTTGTTGCTGTATGTGTTGCACATACTTTTGCAGAGCGTAGTCGAGTTCATCTGAAGAGAGTCGAGAGAAGTTCCGGAACTCAGGGTACCTAAAACGAAGCATTCGGGCGGTCGTACGCAATAGTAGCTTCAGATTAGGATAAAATCTTTTCATCATTTCGTCCATAAATCGATTTTCGTACACTGCGATGCATGTCATTGCAGTAACTCGCTGCTCCCTTTCTGTTTGTCGTTGTTCATCAGTGTCGAGATCGTCGGTTATAGTTGATGATTCACTGTCCATATACGATGGTTCCCAGGCGGGCCCATGCCACCAGAGAGGGTTCACCTGAAGCTGGTCAGGAAATGTGCCCCGCGAGAAAGATCTGCGGGATTGAGAAGTGATTGAGGTTGTGCAGTGCACGAGTTCGTTTAGCCAGACCATTCGATACATTTGCTTTGCATCACCAGCGAGTACGATTGGTGGGAAGCGGAATCTGATCAAAATATTGACCAACGAATCTTGAATAACTGGGCCACACATAAGTACATCCTTCAAAGAGAGACCGCTGGTGGTCTTTGCAGACGCATCGACAACGATTCGATATTTAGTAGTTGAGCTCGTTGTTTTGACCACGCAGTGGTGTGGGAGTTACACCGATTTGTTGTATGTAGAAGTATCATCAACGAGAGACATGTGGCCGAGATCGATGTACTCACGCATGAACAAGTTTTTTCTCGATGTGGTGGAATCTTTTTTCCGCAATTTGCCTCGACTCCCCTAGCTGGTTGGGATCGTGCAAGAAAGGAAGACGGACAACAAACTTGCCCGATTCATTTCGGTAGGTGTGTTCTGCAAAGTGTTGTTCGCATCGTTGCTCTTCTTCGGTGAGATGTTTAGATGCGACGGCATACTCCTCGAGTTCCCAGAACTTGCGTAGCTGCTGAGAGAGATCGTCTTCGGTAGAAGCCAATAGGCAAGTCGACACTTGAGAACCTCTCGATGTGTTCGGCTCTTGATAACGACCAGCAACCACCCAGCCGAGTTTGGTGTTTTGCAGTGTTGGTAAGCTGCCGTCGGCACTGATAGCAATTTTGCCAGGCTCGAGAAGTTGAAAGAAAAGTTCGATACCCAGTAATACTTCTACCTTACCCGGGCGGTGGAAGAGGGGATCGGCTAGGTGTATCGATCCAGGCATAGACCAATCGTCGATATTCGCCGGTTTGCCGGGCAACATTCTGGTGATTTTTTCCAATACCACGCATGATACAGAGGTGCGGTAATCCGAGCAACGAGAGGAGACGATGATTTCGGCACACTTGTCAGCGTGCGCGAGAGTGGAAGAAATTCCTTCGAGATCCATGTCGGCTGCTATCGTTTTGAGGCCAAGTTGTTTACAGAAGCTTTCACTAATGAAACTGACTTGGGACGCGCAATCCAATACGGCACGGCAGGCGTGTGGGCGTCCGTGGACATCCAAGACGTTGATGGCGACGGTTGCAAGCAGAATGTTGGATGTATCGAGGCAGGATGGTGAGTCGAGGGCCGAAATCAAGGACTGAGCTGATGTCCCTGGATTTGCCTGGGCCGTGACTGAAGATGTTGGGAATGATGGTGGGCTTGCTGATGACGACGCCGGGTGTAGCAAGGAGTGGTGAGGTAAGCCACATTTCCTACACGTACCTGATTTGCAGCTCTCACCGGGGTGTACTTTCAGGAAATTATTGCACAGTTTTTTCCTGTTGACGTGCGAGAGTCGTTCGTTGTGGCTCATATGAAGGAACTTTCCACATTGGTAAAGATGGTGATTTTGTTTGCAGCACACGTTGCAGAACGGAGGGTTCGTGGCGACGAATGCGGTGGCACTTCTTGATTGAGGCTGAGGCTTTGAAGGTTCTTTGAAGGGTACACTAGTTTTCGGCTTGGCTGTTTGTGCTGATTGAAGAGCAAAACTACGTGACTCGACGAATTTCAGGAAACGCTCCAGCGTAATTTCTGCCTCTTCCATTTCGGCAATCTTTTGACACCACAACTGTTTCGTATCTGGATCCACCTTTTCGCTTAGGATGAACAGGAGCCACGTGTTGCGGTCTTCTCTGTCCATCGCGTTGAGAGCACGAATAACCTCATCTGACACGTCATGTAGCGATCGTAGACCATGTGCAGAGGATGACGTCAGCGTTGGCTGCGCCAAGAATCGCTTTATGTGCTGATTGGCGATCTCACGTGGTTTGTCATACCTGGCTTTCAGTTTTTGCAGCGCCGGTTGGTAATTAGTGTCCTCTATTTTCAGATGCGAAATCAAGGAAGCAGCTTCACCAGCGAGGTTCGTCTTTAGAAAATACAGTCTTTGACTGTTCTTCAGCGTTGGATTTTTGTGAACCAAGCTGTCGAACAGGTCAAAAAACGATTGCCACTCCAGGTAATTACCGCTAAAGACGGGCATATTCATCCGAGGCAACTTCAGGTCCGAAAGTGGGGAGGCAGCAGCAGTGACGCCAGAAGAGATGGATGGGGTGGCCATATTGACGACATCATGCGGAGAAACTCGGTCTGTTGGTCGGCGAGCTGTTTTATGACGTCATGCTGGGAAGATGATGATGTAGCTACGTGCTCTCGATTCTTCACCGCCTTTAGAAGCTTCGACAAATGGTTTTTAAGCGAAATATAACACCTTTCGAAATCTCCTTGTCGATGCACGGCATCTTCGTAGGCTTTGTCGTCTTCACAATGGTCTAAAATCTTCTTATGCACAGCACAATAGCCGGTCCACACCTCAGCGAGAGCGTCTAGCTCAGTCTGCACGTCCACTTCTTCAGCCACTTCTGGATTAATTTTTGCCACTACGTCGGAAATCCGCTTAATTCGCGGTTCGAGCGACTTACGTTCACGGAATAATTTATCCATCTTTATGGATTTCGCGCACTGTTTGTTCAAAAAGCCACTTATCTTTTAGTTCTCACACTATTGTTCTGCACGGCGATGCCAATCGGCAGAAGCACTCGTGGCACTGAGGCGGCGACGGGGCCGATTCACGGGCACTCGCGGTCACAGAAGGCACGGATCGCGGCGAAGTTTTCgcaatccggttcgaaggaccatatGGAAGCGTGAGGTCTAAGCAAAGCGCGGAAAATCGTTACACTGAGGCGGATAAACGAACGGTGAACTGTTGGGGAACCAAAACGTATAAAACAGCCGTGCTTATTCAAGCAATTCAAAACTAATTCTATTTGCAATCATACAGATGTGGCTTATAtattaaaacaaaacaatagGGAATAAACAGAAGGCACAGAATTCCAGCAAAGATACGGAAGGGAGAGATAGAGCAAAGATAACAATTTGCCAATTATTCTTTTGTTGGTGGACACAGTCGATTTCTTCTACTGCTGCTGCGAGTAGGGTAGCGTCGCTCATTCTGGTGCGAAcagcatcaatgcattaaactgacgttatggcgaagcaggcggtaaggttgagcgccaaaaaattatttggggaataccaagcatcttgaatgccttactggaatgttataagttatttgggttcgcgtgtcaatcgcaaaactgccttcaactaggattgcatttgcgctaatattgatcataatgaagcattgctactgttttcgaggttgttattaacaaaaagagtttagttCGCTTGTTTAGacacaagaaagtaaatgtcattctggaattttatatgtgattaggtttcgcttgccagtagctaaacctcctccactaagggtgacagctgcgcttccctcgagcatgagaacgtactgcaacttttttcgaggccagtaaaattaacataagcgtttcttttgagaatagcgcaaaatgatgagaagtgtttatattcctagtagtttcaagccaccaatgtatggcgacttatataaaataacagtgtcgttctacgtcaacaatgcggtcgtatcttggacacaaccttctataatttttttctaaaaaatttcatcgttttttcaagtggctgaagaaatgcttgaacgatcaaattctgatcccacgttcatAATTACTAGCGCAAACGAGTCAACAATCATCAACATGGACCGGTGAAAATGGGTCGAAACCAAACAAACACGTCAAATGCAATTAAAAGGGAAGGTAATGCTGACTATTTTATtccattactagctgacccggcaaacttcgtcccgcccaaaattggttttttgttatcaatatcttcaaacattcacgttttcttactatgagaaagttcatgggtccaatcgcaaaactgatgattgattgatctcctaatcgaccccgttgaatttaccttttactataaaattcctggtatttctaacaaaactcatcattataatgtgagattattttcaatcacaattttcgttctagatttttcaaccacttgcaaataacatgttactccgttacatggaataaatgttttatgtagaaaatataaattataataaaaacagccctaaatcggacaattccttcctcgaggtcTGCTTTTATCaatacatccggcgatcctttttttttggtatagatagaagaagatataggagtgcgtttcatcatattaaaatccatttccactttcgaacaaagatcaatttcgctagcgcaaacatcaaatgaactaacagaaCTTGTCActttgtaattgtagaacatatgtcaatttaattttccgaattttcccttttttcttctgagttttccgaaaattttcaattgtcatgcttggttggaatattttttcaaatttcgtttcatttgcttgattagttcccgagtaatgtagaaatttgtgtttaatttgtatggcagtcccccttagagaggggggaggggtctcaaagtATCAGGGAAACCTTCTccggctccaaaaacccctacataccaattttcatgttgatcggttcagtagttttcgagtccgtaagaatcagacagacagacagacagaaatctatttatatatatatatatatatatatatatatatatatatatatatatatatatatatatatatatatatatatatatatatatatatatatatatatatatagatagatagatagatagattgtGGTGTTGTCCATTCGGAATATTTCTTTCGGAGGACCAAACGGTCAATACAGAGTAACACCTTGGCGTTATGAAGCATttgagagagaaaattcgtccCAAATGACACATTCAACACATTCTCTTCTGCTTTACGATCGGGAGCAAATATTTCTACCACCGTACCACATATTCCGTATCTGCTCCACGCGTGGTTCAATCCTGGGCAGTCTACCAGAAGATGCTTCACCGACATCCTCTCACCACAGAATATACACAGATTTGCCTCCAATACGTAGTCTGGTCAACATTCTTTGTTCTTGCGGTTATCCACAGTCCGTCCAAGACATTGTTGTTGATTTGATATCTCTTAAAAATTTGACACTTCTTCTCCATGAGCTCTGCCATGCGTGACGAATTCGGTGCGTCTCCGTCCGGTCGACATCCTCTCTCGGGACCAGAATGCATGTCGTGGGGGTGATTTCTTTTTCTTTCGTTGCCAACTCGTTCGCCATCTCATTGCCAGGTATCTCAGAATGTCCAGGAACCCAACAAATCGCTACGTTGACCTGGTGTCCAAATTCTTCCACGCGGTGGATCCATAGGTGACAATTTCCATTCCAAGCACAGTCTGGGGGTGAACCATTTCCGGGAGCCAGCACGGAGCTTCCTTGCAATCATATCCCGTTAACTTCTTGTACTGCGTCATAGCCCTCCTAACCGTCGGGTAGGATTTACGGGAGTTTTATCCTACTGCCAGACGGTTTGCAAAATAAAATCTTCCAGATCTTTGGAGCTTTCTTCTAACCAGTTTGGCCATTTTTCCAGCAACAATAATAACGATGTTATAACAAAGAGGGTTGTAACGGAAGCTAGGTAAAGCACGGTCACGTCGCCTGGCAGAATTATTTGGAGGACATATAACATCTAATGATCGAAGAATGCATAGCACGCGAGCTTTATGATCTATTTTGGGTATATTTCTTGCTATGAACATTGCACCAGTCGTGGTTGAAATtgtagatcaattggtctgaacttgTTCTGAATGTTCTGGAGGACCTAGAACatctgatatttatataaatgcAAGAAAGTGTAGCATGTTGCTGCTTGGGTAGGCTGtttaataagaaaaaaatagagCGATAGAGGGTATGTCGTATTAGTAATTAACACGAATTATTTAATTATCTTCCTATTTTAACAAATACAAACTTCAcatgttttccttttttttttgttcttgttcGTTCATTATGGCTTTTCTTTTAACCTATCCGTACATGTAGTTATATTTCAACTTTATACCCTCGTTTATATTTATCCCTCCTGAATGCTCCCCATGAAAAGAAACGTAATTTTCATTAAACAGTTTTATTAAGCCCGTTAACccgtttgtaactttgtctgtagcgttgACTCACATGAATAGCCCTCCccgttgactgattgatctgaaatttggaacacatatttatctctgctgtccttataaaactgcatatgccaccatcttgaaaatccaagatggcggccactacaaaatggcgaattatttcttttttcaaaaccccatctaTATGGGtagcaaatgaaagggcttgactagtaaaacttagttatttatgaaaatacaaatccaagatggtcgtCACCACAAAAAGGCGATGAAGTTTTcaaaaactccatcaatatggaaaTCAAATGAATGagatcgactagtagaacacaatagatcatgaaaaatccaaatccaacatGGCCGCAGACCCCAGATAACCAATTACAGggcggacttgattatatacagtttctgatttctttcactgtatataatcgaatcctgtatataatggagtcaaaaaaaatttattcgtttttttgcatgtatttttcgtttttttaaatataaaggaggaatttgattttaatTCATCCCTTTAAAGTCGGAAAACACCATTCTCacatgataaaaataaatttctccAGATTCTctaaggaggtgatagacgattatgatcgatgaaaaaaattctgCATATGTTCGAAATTCAACAATAACAGAGTTatagagctttttttttgtttcggactctgttgcctcaaactggctctacattaaaaagtacgctacggtagacgattctgttgctttcatttaaaagatgagaaaatttagtacagagtatagtagtggaacaactaaattagtggattttaataacatttttgaagtgaaaaacttgaaagttaataatttgcaatgttttattattaattttatcctaaaaatttatattaaactagattgtttttatcaattaaactgaagctctctaaccgccctacaatttgttctttgacacctgaTTCCTATCTTTctaaatttggctgcaatatcgatataaacaattcctggtgaaaatttacCCCCACTGTATAGCTACTtgaatttcactttaacgttgaaaggttacatttcttcttgaaatgagtcatttttgaaatataaaaaaaaattccaaactgtatataatcgaatcacatataatcgagtccgacctgtacttgttTATATGGTTTCATTCCGCTTAATCTGTTTGTAGGTATGTTTGAATGTCTGTGGAGTTGCCCCactttaatataaatttgaccCAGTTTCCGTTGACTGATTAGAAAACTGCAtcttccatgatcttgaaatatCCAATTTGGTCGTCGCTAAataatggctgaatggcttgacttggagaacacactacattatgaacaacacaAATATAAAAAGGtcaccgccacaaaatggtcgattatttgtgaaatgatttgactaatagaatacagtacatcatgaaaattccGAATTTCCGAAGAAaaataggtaagaaataaaaaatttaaaaaaattgtggaaCGGTTCTATtctagagaaatatactaatgatacagataatgtactgaaaactaaaaaataaaacaagtaaaaaaacttCTTCATTAATATTAGGctttgataagactaaaataaaatccacattatccacaattcgttgtttcatcatatacgtGAAGAACgtgaaaaattatgttttccgaaacataaatgaattctttaggaatagaaaaaaaaacttttcactaTCCGTCTTATTGCCACTGGAAATTATCTGTTTCACCCCACcagtaaaattatttcaattttaattgatgTTATTGACTATAAACTGAATTTACCCGCGACACGTACTCCTACGTTAACGCACATACCGAAATTTAACCATcagtgaattgaattttgaaagtaaGCCACTCAAAATGTTTGATGTCGAGGCAGCAAAAATTACATCTGCACGCTGAATCAGTTATGATTTTCTTTTACAGAGTGGCTCAAAAATCATAGAATAATGTGTACGAGTTGTGCTCTTTAACATTAATATGAAATTCAACATTTAACTATACCAATCAACTGCAGGTTCATTTTATatccactgtccgtcttaccttcCACTTCTCATAAGCCGTTCTAAGAAAATTTCATTCTcctacaaaatgaaaaaaaggatcAAGATCAAACCCTTGTTGGATCCCTGAAGTAACTTTTTTGTGGATTCGAGAAAGTGTTTTCAGAATGGACTTGTTATTCACGATTTGAAAGATATGAATTAGGCAAATTCGAAATTTATgttcaactagctgacccggcaaacttcgtcccgcccaaaatttgttttttgttatcaataccttcaaacattcacgttttcttactaagcgcaagttcatgagtccaatcgcagaactaatCGCATTGattagttctgcgattggtcgaatttatcttttactataaaattcctagtacttctaccaaaacttatcattataatatcagattattttcagacacaattctcgttcaagattgttcAACCATTTGTaaatagcatgtttctccgttacatggaaaaaatgtttgatacagaaaacatgatagaataaatttgctttttgattagttttcgagttgtgcagaaatttgtgttccatttgtatgggagcccctccttagagaggggagaggagtctCGAAGcaccatggaaacatttattgcattctaaaacctccacatgccaaatttagttccgtatgcttgattagttcttgaattatgcggaaatgtattcttcatttgtatggcagccccctacCTCCTCAGggagaagggaggagtgtctattcaccatagaaacgttttgtgtcccctaaaatcttcgcatgccaaatttggcattttcttgattagttttcgagttatgcagaaattttactTTCTGTTTTATGGCAgctaccccttagagagggggggggtctaaccaccgtgaaaaaaattattgcgcCCTAATACCTCCATATACCTAGTTTgctttcgtttgcttgattaattctcgagtaatgcagaaatttgtgtttcatttgtatggcatcccccccttagagaagggggaggagtgtctaaccaccatagaaacatttattgcaccctaaaacctccacatgcaaaatttcgtttcatttaattgattaattctcgagtaatgcgaaatttgtgtttcatttgtatggcagctctgtgctcccgtggccgagtggttagcgtcaaacctaacatgccgggggttcgggttcgattcccgttctggtcggggaaatttttcttcaaagaaatttcctccgacttgcacagtgatcacgcgtattctagagcttgccattcagaatgcattcaaggcgtgttatttggcatagaaatgcCAAATagaactaagtactaatgaaaatgatgcaagtaatactacgttgagacggcggagttcctctaggaacgttagtgccatataagaagaagaagaagttgtatggcagctccccataCAAAGAGAGGGAGGAAGGGTctgaaactatcacgaaaaccttcccgggccccctacataccaattttcatgtcgatcggttcagtagtttccgagtccataagattcagatagacagacagacagaaatccatttttatttatatagattcctAATTTCTGAAATACACTTTACCGAAGTCATCGTGGAAGTCATTGTATCCATTTATTCCAGCTTCTAATGATGTGTTGAAGATACAATGTAGGAATACAGGTCTATACAGGGCCTAATCCTCCAAATATATCTTGAGTTTCAATGTATAgtatacaggaaaacctgtttttgtgcggttgctttttgtgcgatttctcattCGTGTGAATGTTTAGGGgcgatattattatttgtgcgattagtttgtgtgattcagGACCCGATTGCACAAAAagagtcgcacaaacgaggaatcacgcgaaaaaggaccgcacaaaaacaggtttgcctgtatttatTTTTCAGGTTGGATACTCCGGTAAAAGATAAAAGAAGTCCCGAGATAGATTCGGCTTCTTTGGCGTGGAATTTTTCAGAATAAATCATTGcaagatatattttaaatatgcaaACTGCAAACAGTTGTCCAATTTCAACCTGTCCACAAGAAAATGAACCATCTTCTTCTCTTCTCTCACACACATGAATGCGATTGAACATATCGAAATTCAGTTAATTTTCATTGTTCATGGCATGAACTTCAAGGCTCGTGAAAATAGGTGAAAATCATTGAGTcacgaccagggttgccaactatttttttgaaaaatcagggagaatgaataaaaaatcagggaaaatcaggatagctcatattgggttgtccggaaagttcgtacccatttttgagaaaacaaaagtattattttttgaattttatatgcacagtgttgTTTTGCAATCAATTGAGGAAGTTCTGAAATCTTTCAGGTAGCCTAACCTTTATAAACATTAACTAATTATGAAGCTAATTTAtccagttgcgagcagtatttgtgggaatgtatcgactggttgattggtagaagctcacaatacagaattgctctccaataccacctgaaccagatcataattttttttcaggtgaaGACCGGGTCAGTCGGATTGTTTCAAATGACACGTTTTCATCGCCCGTCACGATttgctttgaaaaaaatcgatgcatagatgaaacgcacaagtcgtaacgatttacgaaaccatatttcaactgatgcacatGAACGGAGATTTTAAACATATGTAGTGAACCTGCTAATTTATTTGTCGTGTCTCACGGATCATTCTTGCGAATTCTTGCTCTACCACAAtttgatatatatttttcaagaaataaaacactttttaataataattataataattacagtttaataaaaaaaagatgctTACACGTTCTTACTTC from Toxorhynchites rutilus septentrionalis strain SRP chromosome 3, ASM2978413v1, whole genome shotgun sequence encodes:
- the LOC129774405 gene encoding uncharacterized protein LOC129774405 — its product is MPVFSGNYLEWQSFFDLFDSLVHKNPTLKNSQRLYFLKTNLAGEAASLISHLKIEDTNYQPALQKLKARYDKPREIANQHIKRFLAQPTLTSSSAHGLRSLHDVSDEVIRALNAMDREDRNTWLLFILSEKVDPDTKQLWCQKIAEMEEAEITLERFLKFVESRSFALQSAQTAKPKTSVPFKEPSKPQPQSRSATAFVATNPPFCNVCCKQNHHLYQCGKFLHMSHNERLSHVNRKKLCNNFLKVHPGESCKSGTCRKCGLPHHSLLHPASSSASPPSFPTSSVTAQANPGTSAQSLISALDSPSCLDTSNILLATVAINVLDVHGRPHACRAVLDCASQVSFISESFCKQLGLKTIAADMDLEGISSTLAHADKCAEIIVSSRCSDYRTSVSCVVLEKITRMLPGKPANIDDWSMPGSIHLADPLFHRPGKVEVLLGIELFFQLLEPGKIAISADGSLPTLQNTKLGWVVAGRYQEPNTSRGSQVSTCLLASTEDDLSQQLRKFWELEEYAVASKHLTEEEQRCEQHFAEHTYRNESGKFVVRLPFLHDPNQLGESRQIAEKRFHHIEKKLVHASFSRGTFPDQLQVNPLWWHGPAWEPSYMDSESSTITDDLDTDEQRQTEREQRVTAMTCIAVYENRFMDEMMKRFYPNLKLLLRTTARMLRFRYPEFRNFSRLSSDELDYALQKYVQHIQQQHFSGDLSRLQRGLSVTRSSPLHQLKPFLDENGVAKVGGRLQQSDFSYDNKHPILLPRHSILTSLILLHEHQEHLHCGPQSLLAACRTRFWILRGISAARKVCRDCVICSRALPARITQQMGQYPVDRLKPFPPFTITGVDYAGPVNLVGRRRRGAVPSKGYIALFVCFGTRAVHLEAVSDLSASAFLAAFTRFTSRYGVPSKMYSDNATNLRAAAKKLRELYQQIDFTEHSDEVNDFLTNKRVQWLFIPARSPHHGGLWEAGIKVARGFLSKTGEVNHLEQQMSALSRWNYVQRLAQDFRARWQSEYVLSLQRMAKWQASSPNVAVGDFVLLVDDHEKPQQWPLGRILELFPGSDGLVRVVSVKTGNNTFRRDVRKLRRFPLDSDEYLPGQNGSEIPTRNCLTKNIDDMVQCGGSCGGWFHYGCVGFDDGMKPEQWKCSDCTTNNVVNNPSVVSGSAASSASAGILPSGSLTSSANVNPTTSHAIGKQMRRNLNLLKEQHFILLKEMELEQQTKLQRKKLELEKEAWRELVDKLPAHLMLDWSLYKRQFLGADLRAFGAFMTNLVSAAAEETLTLDVGGSKAGRTEKAKGFINAHSNTSAAKESVNAQQQQSKEGGFSVRCLVCESQSEGVRAVQADEWREQMESCSNAPAVSRVPRQAW